A region of Dioscorea cayenensis subsp. rotundata cultivar TDr96_F1 chromosome 5, TDr96_F1_v2_PseudoChromosome.rev07_lg8_w22 25.fasta, whole genome shotgun sequence DNA encodes the following proteins:
- the LOC120262229 gene encoding protein FLUORESCENT IN BLUE LIGHT, chloroplastic isoform X2: MAASLLRLLRPPLPSPSRCANPFKSLTPRCTDMACLPFRKDVAKFVLSSSQLQCLSSSKIICSTLGIFQKAGSCDAYEFDRRKTGVCKATLDCVSDHQKMASFSFLKVFLVANSFMLVLPLNALAETCEPENSFLSMPLLFIIALIGATVGGLLARQRRGELERLNDQLRQINAALRRQAKIESYAPNLSYAPVGRVSETEVIIDPRKQQLITNLRTGKNYLRNQDPEKALAEFNAAFELAETLGDHVEEKKAARGLGASFQRLGKYKEAIKYHSKVLEISKRAGEDSGSTEAYGAIADCYTELGDLEKAGKFYDKYIGRLQND, from the exons ATGGCGGCATCTCTCCTCCGCTTGTTGCGCCCGCCCTTGCCCTCGCCTTCTCGCTGCGCAAACCCCTTCAAGTCCCTCACACCACGATGCACAG ACATGGCATGCCTACCATTCAGGAAGGATGTGGCAAAGTTTGTGCTTTCGTCCTCGCAACTCCAATGTCTGTCAAGCAGCAAAATCATATGCTCTACTCTCGGTATTTTCCAAAAGGCTGGATCTTGTGATGCCTATGAATTTGATAGGAGAAAAACTGGAGTTTGCAAGGCCACTTTGGattgtgtttctgatcatcAG AAAATGGCATCATTCAGCTTTTTGAAGGTATTCTTGGTTGCAAACTCATTCATGCTCGTTCTGCCTCTTAATGCTCTGGCAGAAACTTGTGAGCCTGAGAATTCCTTTCTCAGTATGCCTCTTTTGTTCATAATAGCCCTGATCGGGGCAACTGTTGGAG GATTGCTTGCACGTCAAAGAAGAGGAGAACTAGAGCGGCTAAATGATCAATTGCGCCAAATCAATGCTGCATTAAGAAGACAAGCGAAAATAGAGTCTTATGCTCCCAACTTGAGCTATGCACCAGTTGGTAGGGTATCTGAAACAGAAGTCATTATCGATCCTAGAAAGCAGCAACTAATCACAAATTTGAGAACTGGGAAAAATTATCTCCGGAATCAAGATCCTGAGAAGGCTCTTGCAGAATTCAATGCGGCCTTTGAGCTTGCAGAGACTTTAGGAGATCATGTTGAAGAGAAGAAGGCTGCCCGAGGCTTAG GCGCATCTTTTCAGAGACTGGGGAAATACAAGGAAGCGATAAAGTACCATTCAAAGGTTCTGGAGATATCGAAGAGGGCCGGAGAGGATTCTGGCAGCACGGAAGCTTACGGAGCCATAGCTGACTGCTACACCGAGCtcggagatcttgagaaggcggGGAAGTTCTATGATAAATACATTGGAAGGTTACAAAATGACTGA
- the LOC120261214 gene encoding enhancer of polycomb homolog 2-like: protein MSRLSFRPRPLDIHKKLPIVKSVKEFEDDEAPVTGASTRNSQLLRLAAETEIEVQQNNSKKNAQEIPTPQCSIVDTYERDYLQSFSQPASYLRGRGARAEIGEFVEYDLDDEDEDWLLEYNNDKKILAPEKFEAFLFKLEVLDHKAREKAGMITHTLGSSIPVLLQLDAAAEALQSQSTRFPVFQSVYDYWKEKREQWQKPILRRLQPPPAVNDTNPYNVFRPREKAHRLHTRRMQRRENNVQSFEKLRQVRRNLDQAKTLVEALIKREEKKREVVENEVALQRIQIKYQHEAQLVEDGLALSGFPLACKFGSSEDDPMDSDDAINGRSRPHPTSIQQSRFTNYRRIIFPTGRMTRDLKRRHLPNGWLQKRDPLEPVLLFTKPLDPEKLTAAGIIPPPDPTFENGSVAPPFRFQGRIGRGGRIIFDRVPIGTGSHVPPNTQPLQPNG from the exons ATGAGTAGGCTGTCATTCCGGCCTCGTCCCCTTGATATTCACAAGAAGCTCCCGATTGTAAAATCTGTCAAGGAGTTTGAGGATGACGAGGCTCCTGTCACAGGTGCTTCCACACGAAACTCTCAGCTGCTCCGACTTGCTGCTGAGACTGAAATTGAG GTGCAACAAAACAATAGCAAGAAAAATGCTCAAGAAATACCTACACCACAGTGCAGCATTGTGGACACATATGAAAGGGATTACTTGCAGTCCTTCTCACAACCGGCATCATATTTACGTGGAAGAGGAG CTAGGGCTGAGATTGGGGAGTTTGTTGAGTATGATctggatgatgaagatgaggattGGCTGCTGGAATATAACAATGATAAAAAGATTCTTGCTCCTGAAAA ATTTGAGGCTTTCTTGTTTAAGCTGGAGGTTTTAGATCACAAGGCTCGAGAAAAAGCGGGAATGATCACCCACACTCTCGGTTCATCTATTCCTGTTCTGCTACAGCTTGATGCTGCAGCTGAG GCGTTGCAATCTCAATCCACTCGATTTCCAGTATTCCAGTCCGTATATGACTATTGGAAAGAAAAG CGGGAGCAGTGGCAAAAACCAATTTTGAGGCGTTTGCAG CCTCCTCCAGCAGTTAATGATACAAACCCATACAATGTGTTCAGACCTAGGGAGAAAGCTCACCGCCTTCACACAAGAAGG ATGCAAAGAAGGGAAAACAATGTGCAATCTTTTGAAAAACTTCGCCAG GTCAGGCGCAATTTGGACCAGGCCAAGACTCTGGTGGAAGCTTTGATTAAG AGAGAGGAGAAGAAGCGAGAGGTCGTGGAGAATGAGGTTGCTCTTCAACGAATTCAGATAAAATACCAA CACGAGGCACAGCTTGTTGAGGATGGGCTAGCATTGTCAGGATTTCCACTTGCATGCAAATTCGGATCGAGTGAAGATGATCCTATGGACTCTGATGATGCAATTAATGGTCGCTCACGACCTCATCCAACTTCTATTCAGCAGTCACGCTTTACCAACTATAGAAGGATAATTTTCCCTACTGGGCGGATGACGCGTGATTTAAAACGGAGGCATCTACCTAATGGATGGCTTCAGAAGAGG GACCCTCTTGAGCCAGTTTTGTTGTTTACAAAACCTTTAGATCCAGAAAAATTGACAGCTGCTGGCATTATTCCGCCTCCAGACCCCACATTTGAAAATGGATCCGTAGCACCGCCATTCCGCTTCCAGGGCAGGATCGGCCGAGGTGGCCGCATTATCTTTGATAGAGTACCAATTGGAACTGGAAGTCATGTGCCACCAAACACCCAGCCTCTGCAACCCAATGGTTGA
- the LOC120260644 gene encoding 3-oxoacyl-[acyl-carrier-protein] synthase, mitochondrial isoform X2, which translates to MRRPGFVPRSIARFISYALCSTDEAIRDANWMPEEPEKKERTGVSIGGGTGSISDILDAAHMICEKRLRRLSPFFIPRILINMAAGHVSMKYGFMGPNHAAVTACATGAHSIGDATRMIQFGDADVMVAGGTESSIDALSIAGFCRSKALATKYNSLPEASSRPFDCDRDGFVIAEGSGVMVLEELDHAKERGAKIYAEVRGYGMSGDAHHITQPHIEGKGAMLAMTRALEQSGLSPNQVDYINAHATSTPLGDVAEANAIGSVFSDHSTSGALALSSTKGATGHLLGAAGSVEAIFAVLAIHHGIAPPTLNLQKPDPVFHGGFMPLSAPREMPIRAALSNSFGFGGTNASLLFSGPP; encoded by the exons ATGAGGAGACCTGGGTTCGTTCCAAG ATCAATTGCACGGTTTATATCATATGCCCTTTGCTCGACTGATGAGGCGATTAGAGATGCAAACTGGATGCCAGAAGAGccagaaaagaaggaaagaacg GGTGTTTCCATAGGTGGGGGTACTGGAAGCATATCTGACATTTTAGATGCGGCACATATGATATGTGAAAAG CGTTTGCGCCGGCTTAGTCCATTCTTTATCCCGAGAATATTGATTAACATGGCAGCAGGCCATGTGAGCATGAAGTATGGTTTCATG GGGCCAAACCATGCAGCGGTGACAGCTTGTGCCACTGGAGCTCATTCTATTGGGGATGCTACACGAATGATTCAATTTGGAGATGCAGATGTAATGGTGGCTGGAGGAACAGAGTCTAGTATTGATGCTCTTTCTATAGCAGGATTTTGTAG ATCAAAAGCACTGGCTACCAAATATAATAGCCTTCCTGAAGCTTCTTCTCGGCCTTTTGATTGTGATCGGGATGGATTTGT GATCGCTGAAGGTTCTGGTGTAATGGTATTGGAG GAACTTGATCATGCAAAGGAGCGAGGGGCAAAAATTTATGCAGAGGTTCGAGGCTATGGCATGTCAGGTGATGCTCATCACATTACTCAGCCGCACATTGAAGGCAAGGGCGCTATGCTAGCCATGACACGCGCACTGGAACAA TCAGGCCTTAGTCCAAATCAGGTCGATTATATAAATGCTCATGCCACATCAACTCCTCTTG GTGATGTTGCGGAAGCCAATGCAATCGGATCTGTATTCTCAGATCATTCAACATCAGGTGCTCTGGCACTATCCTCCACAAAG GGAGCCACTGGTCATCTACTTGGAGCTGCTGGTTCTGTGGAGGCAATTTTTGCGGTTCTAGCAATTCATCAT GGTATTGCACCACCAACACTAAACCTTCAAAAGCCAGATCCTGTCTTTCATGGTGGATTCATGCCTCTGAGTGCCCCAAGAGAGATGCCAATAAGAGCTGCACTTTCAAATTCGTTCGGCTTTGGTGGAACCAATGCTTCCCTGCTATTTTCCGGCCCTCCTTAA
- the LOC120262229 gene encoding protein FLUORESCENT IN BLUE LIGHT, chloroplastic isoform X1 → MAASLLRLLRPPLPSPSRCANPFKSLTPRCTEDMACLPFRKDVAKFVLSSSQLQCLSSSKIICSTLGIFQKAGSCDAYEFDRRKTGVCKATLDCVSDHQKMASFSFLKVFLVANSFMLVLPLNALAETCEPENSFLSMPLLFIIALIGATVGGLLARQRRGELERLNDQLRQINAALRRQAKIESYAPNLSYAPVGRVSETEVIIDPRKQQLITNLRTGKNYLRNQDPEKALAEFNAAFELAETLGDHVEEKKAARGLGASFQRLGKYKEAIKYHSKVLEISKRAGEDSGSTEAYGAIADCYTELGDLEKAGKFYDKYIGRLQND, encoded by the exons ATGGCGGCATCTCTCCTCCGCTTGTTGCGCCCGCCCTTGCCCTCGCCTTCTCGCTGCGCAAACCCCTTCAAGTCCCTCACACCACGATGCACAG AAGACATGGCATGCCTACCATTCAGGAAGGATGTGGCAAAGTTTGTGCTTTCGTCCTCGCAACTCCAATGTCTGTCAAGCAGCAAAATCATATGCTCTACTCTCGGTATTTTCCAAAAGGCTGGATCTTGTGATGCCTATGAATTTGATAGGAGAAAAACTGGAGTTTGCAAGGCCACTTTGGattgtgtttctgatcatcAG AAAATGGCATCATTCAGCTTTTTGAAGGTATTCTTGGTTGCAAACTCATTCATGCTCGTTCTGCCTCTTAATGCTCTGGCAGAAACTTGTGAGCCTGAGAATTCCTTTCTCAGTATGCCTCTTTTGTTCATAATAGCCCTGATCGGGGCAACTGTTGGAG GATTGCTTGCACGTCAAAGAAGAGGAGAACTAGAGCGGCTAAATGATCAATTGCGCCAAATCAATGCTGCATTAAGAAGACAAGCGAAAATAGAGTCTTATGCTCCCAACTTGAGCTATGCACCAGTTGGTAGGGTATCTGAAACAGAAGTCATTATCGATCCTAGAAAGCAGCAACTAATCACAAATTTGAGAACTGGGAAAAATTATCTCCGGAATCAAGATCCTGAGAAGGCTCTTGCAGAATTCAATGCGGCCTTTGAGCTTGCAGAGACTTTAGGAGATCATGTTGAAGAGAAGAAGGCTGCCCGAGGCTTAG GCGCATCTTTTCAGAGACTGGGGAAATACAAGGAAGCGATAAAGTACCATTCAAAGGTTCTGGAGATATCGAAGAGGGCCGGAGAGGATTCTGGCAGCACGGAAGCTTACGGAGCCATAGCTGACTGCTACACCGAGCtcggagatcttgagaaggcggGGAAGTTCTATGATAAATACATTGGAAGGTTACAAAATGACTGA
- the LOC120261324 gene encoding fimbrin-4-like produces the protein MSGFVGVLVSDPWLQSQFTQVELRSLKSRYLSTRRETGHVTAGDLSSVMVKLKGLNEVLTEKEISAVVDESYSDYSHEIDFETFLRVYLNLQQCAAAKLGGAKNSSSFLKATTTTLLHTIDESEKSSYVAHINSYLRDDPFLKNYLPLDPASNDLFNLAKDGVLLCKLINVAVPGTIDERAINTKRVLNPWERNENHTLCLNSAKAIGCTVVNIGTQDLIEGRPHLVLGLISQIIKIQLLADLNLKKTPQLVELVEDNKDVEELLGLAPEKMLLKWMNFHLKKAGYKKTVMNFSSDVKDGEAYAYLLNVLAPEHCSPSTLDTKDPTERAKLVLDHAERMDCKRYLNPKDIVEGSPNLNLAFVAQIFHHRNGLSTDSKKISFAEMMPDDILVSREERAFRLWINSLGIVTYVNNVFEDVRNGWVLLEVLDKVSPGSVIWKQATKPPIKMPFRKVENCNQVIRIGKQLKFSLVNVAGNDIVQGNKKLILAFLWQLMRYNILQLLKNLRYHSQGREITDADILIWANKTVKSTGRTTQMESFKDKSLSSGIFFLELLSSVEPRVVNWNIVTKGESDEEKRLNATYIISVARKLGCSIFLLPEDIMEVNQKMILTLTASIMYWSLERQRAEDSEQSSEISVEDASSQKAPSSDGEDGSIAADSMSNLTVDDAASDTSSIAADSATASVENEGQKENILI, from the exons ATGTCAGGATTCGTGGGAGTTTTAGTCTCCGATCCCTGGCTTCAGAGTCAATTCACTCAGGTTGAGCTACGGAGCCTGAAATCTAGA TACCTCTCTACACGGAGAGAAACTGGCCATGTGACAGCCGGAGATTTGTCTTCAGTGATGGTCAAGCTAAAGGgtctcaatgaggtgctcactGAGAAAGAGATCTCTGCAGTCGTGGATGAGTCTTATTCAGATTACAGCCATGAAATAGACTTTGAAACTTTTCTTCGG GTTTATTTGAATCTGCAACAATGTGCTGCGGCTAAATTGGGTGGTGCTAAGAACTCCTCATCATTCCTTAAGGCAACTACAACTACACTTTTGCACACTATTGATGAATCAGAGAAATCTTCTTATGTGGCGCATATCAACAGCTATCTCAGAGATGACCCTTTTCTTAAGAACTATTTACCACTAGATCCAGCATCCAATGATTTGTTTAACCTTGCCAAAGATGGTGTTCTTCTCTG TAAATTGATCAATGTTGCGGTGCCTGGAACAATAGATGAAAGGGCAATTAACACAAAACGAGTCTTGAACCCTTGGGAAAGGAATGAGAATCATACTCTTTGCCTCAACTCTGCAAAAGCAATTGGGTGCACTGTTGTTAACATTGGAACACAAGACCTTATTGAAGGGAGG CCTCATCTGGTACTAGGACTGATATCTCAAATCATTAAG ATTCAACTTCTTGCGGATCTGAATCTAAAGAAGACACCACAATTAGTGGAGTTGGTTGAAGACAACAAG GATGTGGAGGAACTTCTGGGCTTGGCACCAGAAAAAATGTTGCTCAAATGGATGAACTTTCATCTTAAGAAGGCAGGATATAAGAAGACTGTAATGAATTTTTCTTCTGATGTGAAG GATGGAGAAGCATATGCATACCTTCTTAATGTTCTTGCTCCTGAGCACTGCAGCCCTTCCACTTTGGATACTAAAGATCCTACTGAAAGAGCAAAGTTGGTACTTGATCATGCAGAAAGGATGGACTGTAAACGATACTTGAATCCAAAAGATATTGTTGAAGGCTCACCTAATCTTAATCTTGCATTTGTTGCACAGATTTTTCATCATCG GAATGGTTTGTCCACAGACAGCAAAAAGATTTCCTTTGCTGAGATGATGCCAGATGATATTCTAGTATCTCGAGAGGAAAGGGCTTTTCGGTTGTGGATAAACAGCCTTGGAATTGTTACATATGTTAATAATGTATTTGAGGATGTCAGAAATGG GTGGGTTCTTTTGGAAGTGCTCGACAAAGTGTCTCCAGGATCTGTTATCTGGAAGCAGGCAACAAAACCTCCCATCAAGATGCCATTTAGAAAAGTTGAAAACTGCAACCAAGTTATAAGAATTGGCAAACAACTGAAATTCTCCTTAGTGAATGTTGCAGGGAATGACATTGTGCAAGGGAATAAGAAACTCATTCTTG CATTTTTGTGGCAGTTGATGAGATACAACATTCTTCAACTCTTAAAGAACTTGAGATACCACTCTCAAGGAAGGGAAATAACGGATGCTGATATTTTAATTTGGGCCAATAAAACAGTGAAGAGCACTGGCAGAACTACTCAGATGGAGAGTTTCAAG GACAAGAGCCTCTCAAGTGGAATATTTTTCCTCGAACTTCTCAGTTCTGTTGAACCCAGGGTTGTTAACTGGAACATTGTAACAAAGGGTGAAAGTG ACGAAGAAAAGAGGCTGAATGCTACTTATATAATCAGTGTAGCTAGAAAGCTTGGGTGTTCCATCTTTTTGTTGCCTGAAGACATAATGGAG GTAAATCAAAAGATGATTCTCACACTAACTGCGAGCATTATGTACTGGAGCTTGGAGCGGCAGCGGGCCGAGGACTCTGAGCAATCCTCGGAGATATCGGTTGAGGATGCGTCCTCTCAGAAAGCTCCTTCCTCTGATGGAGAAGACGGCAGCATTGCTGCAGATAGCATGTCAAACTTGACTGTCGATGATGCCGCTTCAGATACCTCGAGTATAGCTGCAGATAGTGCAACTGCTTCAGTTGAAAATGAGggccaaaaagaaaacattttaatCTGA
- the LOC120260644 gene encoding 3-oxoacyl-[acyl-carrier-protein] synthase, mitochondrial isoform X1, with protein MNAGGRRLLRLLPHHHRRVFSSQSLPPPPAAPRRRVVVTGLGMVTPLGCGVGPTWSRLIDGRCGIRALSPADLKVDGFDETVVMHTYEQLSSKVAGVVPCGKEEGEFDEETWVRSKDHRSIARFISYALCSTDEAIRDANWMPEEPEKKERTGVSIGGGTGSISDILDAAHMICEKRLRRLSPFFIPRILINMAAGHVSMKYGFMGPNHAAVTACATGAHSIGDATRMIQFGDADVMVAGGTESSIDALSIAGFCRSKALATKYNSLPEASSRPFDCDRDGFVIAEGSGVMVLEELDHAKERGAKIYAEVRGYGMSGDAHHITQPHIEGKGAMLAMTRALEQSGLSPNQVDYINAHATSTPLGDVAEANAIGSVFSDHSTSGALALSSTKGATGHLLGAAGSVEAIFAVLAIHHGIAPPTLNLQKPDPVFHGGFMPLSAPREMPIRAALSNSFGFGGTNASLLFSGPP; from the exons ATGAACGCCGGTGGCCGCCGTCTCCTCCGGCTTCTCCCCCACCATCACCGCCGCGTTTTCTCCTCCCAGTCCTTACCTCCTCCTCCTGCTGCTCCCCGACGGCGCGTGGTGGTCACTGGCCTCGGCATGGTCACCCCGCTTGGTTGTGGCGTTGGTCCCACCTGGTCCCGCCTCATCGATGGCCGTTGCGGGATACGGGCTCTGTCTCCCGCCGATCTCAAGGTGGACGGGTTTGACGAGACCGTGGTAATGCACACCTACGAGCAGCTCTCGTCCAAGGTGGCAGGCGTCGTGCCGTGCGGGAAGGAAGAGGGGGAGTTTGATGAGGAGACCTGGGTTCGTTCCAAG GATCATAGATCAATTGCACGGTTTATATCATATGCCCTTTGCTCGACTGATGAGGCGATTAGAGATGCAAACTGGATGCCAGAAGAGccagaaaagaaggaaagaacg GGTGTTTCCATAGGTGGGGGTACTGGAAGCATATCTGACATTTTAGATGCGGCACATATGATATGTGAAAAG CGTTTGCGCCGGCTTAGTCCATTCTTTATCCCGAGAATATTGATTAACATGGCAGCAGGCCATGTGAGCATGAAGTATGGTTTCATG GGGCCAAACCATGCAGCGGTGACAGCTTGTGCCACTGGAGCTCATTCTATTGGGGATGCTACACGAATGATTCAATTTGGAGATGCAGATGTAATGGTGGCTGGAGGAACAGAGTCTAGTATTGATGCTCTTTCTATAGCAGGATTTTGTAG ATCAAAAGCACTGGCTACCAAATATAATAGCCTTCCTGAAGCTTCTTCTCGGCCTTTTGATTGTGATCGGGATGGATTTGT GATCGCTGAAGGTTCTGGTGTAATGGTATTGGAG GAACTTGATCATGCAAAGGAGCGAGGGGCAAAAATTTATGCAGAGGTTCGAGGCTATGGCATGTCAGGTGATGCTCATCACATTACTCAGCCGCACATTGAAGGCAAGGGCGCTATGCTAGCCATGACACGCGCACTGGAACAA TCAGGCCTTAGTCCAAATCAGGTCGATTATATAAATGCTCATGCCACATCAACTCCTCTTG GTGATGTTGCGGAAGCCAATGCAATCGGATCTGTATTCTCAGATCATTCAACATCAGGTGCTCTGGCACTATCCTCCACAAAG GGAGCCACTGGTCATCTACTTGGAGCTGCTGGTTCTGTGGAGGCAATTTTTGCGGTTCTAGCAATTCATCAT GGTATTGCACCACCAACACTAAACCTTCAAAAGCCAGATCCTGTCTTTCATGGTGGATTCATGCCTCTGAGTGCCCCAAGAGAGATGCCAATAAGAGCTGCACTTTCAAATTCGTTCGGCTTTGGTGGAACCAATGCTTCCCTGCTATTTTCCGGCCCTCCTTAA